TCGCTTTCATTTAAAAccttcttatttttaattaccaTTTTTTCACTATACACAGTATAAATATAATGGCATCGAGTTCAATGTCATCTTCAGGGTCATGGAGTGCTAAGGACAATAAGGCCTTTGAAAGGGCATTGGCGGTTTATGATAAGGACACCCCTGACCGTTGGTACAACGTTGCTCGCGCCGTTGGCGGAAAAACTCCCGACGAAGTTAAGCACCACTACGCACTTCTCCTCCGAGATGTTGGCTACATAGAATCTGGGCAAGTGCCATTTCCAAAGTACAAGACAAATGGAGGCTCTAATTAGCTCAAAAAGGTCAAAGTAAGCAACTAAGCATATTTTAGTAAATTCTTGAATTATGTTATTTAGCTaaagaaaaaattgttaaaaaataatcagaatttattatttttattattagttaattatttatatttaaaaatatagaataaaatatattattaaattaaaaaaattaaattaaaagaatttaattaatgattaagagataattaaaattaataaattctaagtcttaatattttttttgtcaacaaTTTTATAATCAATATATAACTAATTATACA
This portion of the Arachis duranensis cultivar V14167 chromosome 6, aradu.V14167.gnm2.J7QH, whole genome shotgun sequence genome encodes:
- the LOC107495010 gene encoding protein RADIALIS-like 2 isoform X5; translation: MASSSMSSSGSWSAKDNKAFERALAVYDKDTPDRWYNVARAVGGKTPDEVKHHYALLLRDVGYIESGQVPFPKYKTNGGSN